From a region of the Triticum urartu cultivar G1812 unplaced genomic scaffold, Tu2.1 TuUngrouped_contig_670, whole genome shotgun sequence genome:
- the LOC125530983 gene encoding uncharacterized protein LOC125530983 encodes MATPTDEPTITMETCGDVSDDPTMETIGVLSDVPIVSKSLPIGAVSANFKVTRGFGGIAENAKVNVDRLYLRQIMTGWDANQSDVIKPNAVTGLGKTAVNNWGIYDGPGPKAKLVAKTHGMHTFAGKWSNWFTLVFVVERFEASTLQVMGANDEDEADNEWAIVGGTGEFAMARGIIQRRVYSVTDSTLTHALTIEFFCRMKEVVPSPTKRGTVGGNRGTLPREMEGKSQRLENVTIYHVGAVEGFQFSYVDEDGKIRTTDTWGRVHPDPLRKTEIKFGPSEFVKKINGAQRGGEGWLSKFEIVTTHKTYGPFGADNGTPNFSYTVPEDETVVGFFANTDNIFVTSIGVYTI; translated from the exons ATGGCCACACCCACCGATGAACCCACCATCACCATGGAGACCTGCGGCGACGTCTCCGACGACCCCACCATGGAGACCATCGGTGTCCTCTCCGATGTTCCCATTGTGAGCAAAAGCCTCCCTATAGGCGCCGTCTCCGCCAATTTCAAGGTCACTCGTGGCTTCGGTGGAATCGCGGAGAACGCCAAGGTGAACGTCGACAGGCTGTATCTGCGCCAGATCATGACGGGCTGGGACGCGAATCAGTCGGATGTGATAAAGCCCAATGCCGTAACTGGGCTAGGTAAAACTGCTGTGAACAACTGGGGGATCTATGACGGCCCTGGCCCCAAGGCGAAACTGGTTGCCAAAACGCACGGCATGCACACATTTGCCGGCAAATGGAGCAATTGGTTCACCCTGGTGTTTGTGGTCGAAAG GTTCGAAGCGTCCACTCTTCAGGTTATGGGAGCTAATGATGAGGATGAGGCAGATAATGAGTGGGCCATTGTAGGTGGGACCGGTGAATTCGCGATGGCTCGCGGTATCATCCAGAGAAGAGTATATAGTGTAACAGACAGTACATTAACACATGCTCTTACTATTGAATTCTTCTGCCGCATGAAGGAG GTCGTCCCTTCACCTACAAAGAGAGGAACAGTTGGTGGAAATAGAGGCACCCTGCCTCGGGAAATGGAAGGCAAATCCCAACGTCTTGAAAATGTGACAATCTACCATGTAGGTGCAGTTGAAGGGTTTCAATTTTCCTACGTTGACGAAGACGGGAAAATCCGCACCACTGATACTTGGGGTCGAGTACATCCTGATCCTTTGCGGAAGACCGAA ATAAAGTTTGGCCCATCAGAGTTTGTGAAAAAGATCAATGGGGCTCAGAGAGGAGGCGAGGGCTGGCTGTCAAAATTTGAGATCGTCACCACCCACAAAACGTATGGTCCTTTTGGAGCTGACAACGGCACTCCAAATTTCAGTTATACCGTGCCGGAGGACGAGACGGTGGTGGGCTTCTTCGCAAACACTGATAACATTTTCGTCACTTCGATTGGTGTTTATACCATCTAA